The Aphis gossypii isolate Hap1 chromosome 3, ASM2018417v2, whole genome shotgun sequence genome includes a region encoding these proteins:
- the LOC114126675 gene encoding gametocyte-specific factor 1 homolog isoform X1, whose translation MELTHLGQDTKSNVVHCPFNTSHTMPRKTLVLHLTKCPDRDKDKSICTFNSLHVLDSSLIREHEKTCPNRLQYDTTLYQTTAPLKITYETQVKVVEPVNKSSSDFDDWDISVKDDTTTNQYQCMMKPQLGLTKAERKKFRIQAQKQYANIDLSYNPNLSIHDRQSSTTSNGGNTANQRDQQIKKDGLFFGKRPNN comes from the exons ATGGAGTTAAC CCATTTAGGTCAGGATACAAAATCAAATGTTGTTCATTGTCCATTTAACACATCACACACGATGCCACGAAAAACTCTTGTGTTACATTTAACCAAATGCCCTGATAGGGATAAAGATAAAAGTATATGTACTTTTAACAGCCTGCATGTGCTTGATTCTTCATTAATAAga GAACATGAAAAAACATGCCCCAACCGCCTACAGTATGATACAACATTATACCAAACTACAGCCCcccttaaaataacttatgaaaCTCAAGTTAAAGTAGTAGAACCAGTCAATAAATCATCGTCGGATTTT GATGATTGGGATATTTCTGTGAAAGATGACACAACAACAAATCAGTATCAATGTATGATGAAACCGCAATTAGGTTTAACAAAAGCTGAACGTAAAAAATTTCGAATTCAGGCGCAAAAACAATATGCAAATATTGACTTATCATACAATCCCAACTTAAGCATTCATGAT agaCAGAGCTCTACAACATCAAATGGTGGGAATACA gctAATCAAAGAGATCAACAAATTAAGAAGGACGGATTATTTTTTGGAAAGAGacctaacaattaa
- the LOC114126675 gene encoding gametocyte-specific factor 1 homolog isoform X2 yields the protein MPRKTLVLHLTKCPDRDKDKSICTFNSLHVLDSSLIREHEKTCPNRLQYDTTLYQTTAPLKITYETQVKVVEPVNKSSSDFDDWDISVKDDTTTNQYQCMMKPQLGLTKAERKKFRIQAQKQYANIDLSYNPNLSIHDRQSSTTSNGGNTANQRDQQIKKDGLFFGKRPNN from the exons ATGCCACGAAAAACTCTTGTGTTACATTTAACCAAATGCCCTGATAGGGATAAAGATAAAAGTATATGTACTTTTAACAGCCTGCATGTGCTTGATTCTTCATTAATAAga GAACATGAAAAAACATGCCCCAACCGCCTACAGTATGATACAACATTATACCAAACTACAGCCCcccttaaaataacttatgaaaCTCAAGTTAAAGTAGTAGAACCAGTCAATAAATCATCGTCGGATTTT GATGATTGGGATATTTCTGTGAAAGATGACACAACAACAAATCAGTATCAATGTATGATGAAACCGCAATTAGGTTTAACAAAAGCTGAACGTAAAAAATTTCGAATTCAGGCGCAAAAACAATATGCAAATATTGACTTATCATACAATCCCAACTTAAGCATTCATGAT agaCAGAGCTCTACAACATCAAATGGTGGGAATACA gctAATCAAAGAGATCAACAAATTAAGAAGGACGGATTATTTTTTGGAAAGAGacctaacaattaa
- the LOC114126676 gene encoding pseudouridylate synthase TRUB2, mitochondrial, with product MNNLSTSEKAFKLLNGIVCLYKPAGVHLSGCRHSLLLKLTQELNLCGVRSPENRVIISGDTTKELNVKLEPSYADNVLVVGPRYQTQDIKCIWTTHLGKRVSGVCVVGLNKGTKMVRNLQNNYPLRTYHLHGQLGIMTKNMHIDGQVIEKGRYDFVKRENVDKLMSTIQASNQKRMFELANVDTQTQTAYDLATKGLIRPASSKIPLIYGIKCISLDLPNFIIEVNVINEYESYLLSLVHEIGLKLRCSATCTAIRCIRYSSFTIQQALLMKHWNLHFVLENIRECNASYKKMSTLPSFITEQSYIESNQKMNCVS from the exons ATGAATAATCTGTCGACTAGTGAAAAAGCATTTAAACTGTTAAATGGAATTGTGTGTTTATATAAACCTGCTGGAGTTCACCTAAGTGGTTGTCGCCATTCATTACtgttaaaattaacacaaG agttGAATTTATGCGGTGTTAGATCTCCTGAAAATCGTGTAATCATTTCCGGGGATACGACAAAAGaactaaatgtaaaattagagCCCAGTTATGCAGACAATGTACTTGTCGTTGGTCCCAGGTACCAAACCCaagatattaaatgtatttggaCTACCCATTTGGGTAAACGTGTGTCAGGCGTTTGTG ttgTGGGACTAAATAAAGGTACAAAAATGGTAAGAAATCTTCAAAACAACTATCCACTACGAACATATCATTTGCATGGACAATTAGGAATTATGACCAAGAATATGCATATTGATGGCCAAGTTATTGAAAAAGGACGTTATGATTTTGTGAAACgtgaaaatgttgataaacttATGTCTACAATACAGGCATCAAATCAAAAAAGGATGTTTGA GCTGGCCAATGTAGATACTCAAACTCAAACAGCGTATGATTTGGCCACAAAAGGGTTAATCCGACCAGCATCTTCAAAAATTCCTTTAATCTATGGAATTAAATGCATAAGTCTAGACTTACCAAATTTTatcatag aagttaatgttattaatgaatatgagagttatttattatcattagtacATGAAATAGGACTTAAGTTGAGATGTTCAGCTACGTGTACTGCTATACGCTGTATAAGATATTCGTCATTTACAATTCAACAAGCACTCTTAATGAAACATTGGAACCTTCATTTTGTGTTAGAAAATATTAGAGAGTGTAATGCATCGTACAAAAAAATGAGTACACTACCTTCATTCATTACTGAACAATCTTATATTGAATCtaatcaaaaaatgaattgtgTATCCTAA
- the LOC114126677 gene encoding organic cation transporter protein-like isoform X3, which produces MNKKCLINGCDSASETEVEYWPLWLNRTVPFDNDDHRLAKCLQYVRHNPDAINKTNQHIFQCDDSDFNKSLSVQCDEFVFESGGETTIVSAFNIFCKNNKWKLTIVGSLNNIGQFFSLPISGFLSDKYGRKNIIIIGNVLAATCGILRGLSINYTMFLVLEFFDAFFSGGVYSATFIMGIGLVGTKHRVFASTVLSAYYPIGEAIVGILFWYVQDWRKFLIFLNLPGLCFALAYTIIPESVRWMITAGKINEAIEELKYISKYNGKKLSEESLKKLEMFKSTNEKEIEIEEMTTKRRTTSCSSQQAFKRAITSKRIILRLINCSFCWMINTLIYYGLSMSSGSIVGNRYGNYILCSLVEIPALFLVIKIMNNCGRRESQCATLLVCSSLCISIAFVPKHAVILNVLLYLIGKFSITISFVILYMYTAEMFPTEIRHSLLGICSMFGRLGSMVAPQTPLLVTYFGELSPLLLFSGSALLSGLLALLFPETLNKKMPDTVLEAEQIGNSNS; this is translated from the exons ATGAACAAAAA ATGTCTGATAAACGGATGTGATTCGGCTTCTGAAACGGAAGTCGAATACTGGCCATTATGGTTAAACCGGACCGTGCCATTTGATAACGATGATCACCGGCTGGCCAAGTGTTTGCAATACGTACGACATAATCCGGACGCCATCAATAAAACCAACCAACACATTTTCCAATGTGACGATAGCGACTTCAACAAGTCTTTGAGCGTGCAGTGCGACGAATTCGTTTTCGAATCCGGTGGGGAGACAACAATAGTTTCTGCG TTCAACATATTTTGCAAAAACAACAAATGGAAACTGACAATCGTAGGGAGCCTCAACAATATTGGTCAATTTTTCTCGTTACCCATATCCGGGTTTTTGTCAGACAA GTACGGCaggaaaaacataattattatcggaAACGTATTAGCAGCAACATGTGGTATTTTACGTGGCCTGTCAATAAATTACACCATGTTCCTggtattagaattttttgatGCTTTTTTTTCCGGTGGAGTTTATAGCGCCACTTTTATAATGG GTATCGGGCTAGTTGGTACGAAACATAGAGTATTTGCAAGTACTGTTTTAAGCGCTTACTATCCAATCGGAGAGGCAATAGTTGGAATATTGTTTTGGTACGTTCAAGACTGGAGGAAATTCTTGATATTCTTAAACTTACCGGGATTGTGTTTCGCGTTGGCCTACAC AATTATTCCAGAGTCTGTTCGCTGGATGATCACCGCGGGAAAAATCAACGAGGCCATAGAAGAattgaaatacatttcaaaatacaatGGAAAAAAACTATCAGAAGAAAGTTTGAAAAAACTCGAGATGTTTAAAAGCACCAATGAAAAAGAGAtcgaaata gaaGAAATGACGACGAAGAGAAGGACAACCAGCTGTTCAAGCCAGCAAGCGTTTAAACGTGCTATAACTTCTAAGCGCATAATACTTCGATTGATCAACTGTTCGTTCTGTTG gaTGATCAACACGCTCATATATTACGGCCTGTCGATGAGCTCGGGTTCAATAGTGGGAAACCGGTACGGGAACTACATTCTGTGCAGTCTTGTGGAAATCCCGGCGTTGTTTTTGGTGATCAAAATCATGAACAACTGTGGTCGGAGAGAGTCGCAATGTGCCACGCTCTTGGTGTGCAGTAGTCTGTGCATTTCGATCGCGTTCGTCCCAaaac acgcAGTCATCTTAAATGTACTTCTATACCTAATTGGAAAGTTTTCCATAACTATTTCGTTTGTAATACTATACATGTACACCGCCGAAATGTTCCCAACGGAAATCCGACATTCTCTGCTTGGTATATGCTCCATGTTCGGCAGACTCGGTTCGATGGTGGCACCACAAACTCCATTATTA GTTACTTATTTTGGCGAATTATCGCCATTACTACTCTTCAGTGGATCTGCTCTACTCTCTGGATTACTCGCACTACTGTTTCCAGAAActctcaataaaaaaatgccaGACACAGTTTTGGAAGCTGAACAAATTGGCAACTCCAACAGTTGA
- the LOC114126677 gene encoding organic cation transporter protein-like isoform X2: MNKKTIDIDGLLEEVGEFGKYQKLYIFFLGLSLLFTASSTMSFVFTTGDMNYRCLINGCDSASETEVEYWPLWLNRTVPFDNDDHRLAKCLQYVRHNPDAINKTNQHIFQCDDSDFNKSLSVQCDEFVFESGGETTIVSAFNIFCKNNKWKLTIVGSLNNIGQFFSLPISGFLSDKYGRKNIIIIGNVLAATCGILRGLSINYTMFLVLEFFDAFFSGGVYSATFIMGIGLVGTKHRVFASTVLSAYYPIGEAIVGILFWYVQDWRKFLIFLNLPGLCFALAYTIIPESVRWMITAGKINEAIEELKYISKYNGKKLSEESLKKLEMFKSTNEKEIEIEEMTTKRRTTSCSSQQAFKRAITSKRIILRLINCSFCWMINTLIYYGLSMSSGSIVGNRYGNYILCSLVEIPALFLVIKIMNNCGRRESQCATLLVCSSLCISIAFVPKHAVILNVLLYLIGKFSITISFVILYMYTAEMFPTEIRHSLLGICSMFGRLGSMVAPQTPLLVTYFGELSPLLLFSGSALLSGLLALLFPETLNKKMPDTVLEAEQIGNSNS; this comes from the exons ATGAACAAAAA aacgaTCGACATCGACGGGTTATTAGAAGAGGTGGGCGAATTtggaaaatatcaaaaactttatatattttttctcggACTGTCGTTACTATTCACGGCGTCGTCCACCATGTCGTTCGTGTTCACTACGGGAGACATGAACtacag ATGTCTGATAAACGGATGTGATTCGGCTTCTGAAACGGAAGTCGAATACTGGCCATTATGGTTAAACCGGACCGTGCCATTTGATAACGATGATCACCGGCTGGCCAAGTGTTTGCAATACGTACGACATAATCCGGACGCCATCAATAAAACCAACCAACACATTTTCCAATGTGACGATAGCGACTTCAACAAGTCTTTGAGCGTGCAGTGCGACGAATTCGTTTTCGAATCCGGTGGGGAGACAACAATAGTTTCTGCG TTCAACATATTTTGCAAAAACAACAAATGGAAACTGACAATCGTAGGGAGCCTCAACAATATTGGTCAATTTTTCTCGTTACCCATATCCGGGTTTTTGTCAGACAA GTACGGCaggaaaaacataattattatcggaAACGTATTAGCAGCAACATGTGGTATTTTACGTGGCCTGTCAATAAATTACACCATGTTCCTggtattagaattttttgatGCTTTTTTTTCCGGTGGAGTTTATAGCGCCACTTTTATAATGG GTATCGGGCTAGTTGGTACGAAACATAGAGTATTTGCAAGTACTGTTTTAAGCGCTTACTATCCAATCGGAGAGGCAATAGTTGGAATATTGTTTTGGTACGTTCAAGACTGGAGGAAATTCTTGATATTCTTAAACTTACCGGGATTGTGTTTCGCGTTGGCCTACAC AATTATTCCAGAGTCTGTTCGCTGGATGATCACCGCGGGAAAAATCAACGAGGCCATAGAAGAattgaaatacatttcaaaatacaatGGAAAAAAACTATCAGAAGAAAGTTTGAAAAAACTCGAGATGTTTAAAAGCACCAATGAAAAAGAGAtcgaaata gaaGAAATGACGACGAAGAGAAGGACAACCAGCTGTTCAAGCCAGCAAGCGTTTAAACGTGCTATAACTTCTAAGCGCATAATACTTCGATTGATCAACTGTTCGTTCTGTTG gaTGATCAACACGCTCATATATTACGGCCTGTCGATGAGCTCGGGTTCAATAGTGGGAAACCGGTACGGGAACTACATTCTGTGCAGTCTTGTGGAAATCCCGGCGTTGTTTTTGGTGATCAAAATCATGAACAACTGTGGTCGGAGAGAGTCGCAATGTGCCACGCTCTTGGTGTGCAGTAGTCTGTGCATTTCGATCGCGTTCGTCCCAaaac acgcAGTCATCTTAAATGTACTTCTATACCTAATTGGAAAGTTTTCCATAACTATTTCGTTTGTAATACTATACATGTACACCGCCGAAATGTTCCCAACGGAAATCCGACATTCTCTGCTTGGTATATGCTCCATGTTCGGCAGACTCGGTTCGATGGTGGCACCACAAACTCCATTATTA GTTACTTATTTTGGCGAATTATCGCCATTACTACTCTTCAGTGGATCTGCTCTACTCTCTGGATTACTCGCACTACTGTTTCCAGAAActctcaataaaaaaatgccaGACACAGTTTTGGAAGCTGAACAAATTGGCAACTCCAACAGTTGA
- the LOC114126677 gene encoding organic cation transporter protein-like isoform X1: protein MKNTGTIDIDGLLEEVGEFGKYQKLYIFFLGLSLLFTASSTMSFVFTTGDMNYRCLINGCDSASETEVEYWPLWLNRTVPFDNDDHRLAKCLQYVRHNPDAINKTNQHIFQCDDSDFNKSLSVQCDEFVFESGGETTIVSAFNIFCKNNKWKLTIVGSLNNIGQFFSLPISGFLSDKYGRKNIIIIGNVLAATCGILRGLSINYTMFLVLEFFDAFFSGGVYSATFIMGIGLVGTKHRVFASTVLSAYYPIGEAIVGILFWYVQDWRKFLIFLNLPGLCFALAYTIIPESVRWMITAGKINEAIEELKYISKYNGKKLSEESLKKLEMFKSTNEKEIEIEEMTTKRRTTSCSSQQAFKRAITSKRIILRLINCSFCWMINTLIYYGLSMSSGSIVGNRYGNYILCSLVEIPALFLVIKIMNNCGRRESQCATLLVCSSLCISIAFVPKHAVILNVLLYLIGKFSITISFVILYMYTAEMFPTEIRHSLLGICSMFGRLGSMVAPQTPLLVTYFGELSPLLLFSGSALLSGLLALLFPETLNKKMPDTVLEAEQIGNSNS, encoded by the exons ATGAAGAACACTGG aacgaTCGACATCGACGGGTTATTAGAAGAGGTGGGCGAATTtggaaaatatcaaaaactttatatattttttctcggACTGTCGTTACTATTCACGGCGTCGTCCACCATGTCGTTCGTGTTCACTACGGGAGACATGAACtacag ATGTCTGATAAACGGATGTGATTCGGCTTCTGAAACGGAAGTCGAATACTGGCCATTATGGTTAAACCGGACCGTGCCATTTGATAACGATGATCACCGGCTGGCCAAGTGTTTGCAATACGTACGACATAATCCGGACGCCATCAATAAAACCAACCAACACATTTTCCAATGTGACGATAGCGACTTCAACAAGTCTTTGAGCGTGCAGTGCGACGAATTCGTTTTCGAATCCGGTGGGGAGACAACAATAGTTTCTGCG TTCAACATATTTTGCAAAAACAACAAATGGAAACTGACAATCGTAGGGAGCCTCAACAATATTGGTCAATTTTTCTCGTTACCCATATCCGGGTTTTTGTCAGACAA GTACGGCaggaaaaacataattattatcggaAACGTATTAGCAGCAACATGTGGTATTTTACGTGGCCTGTCAATAAATTACACCATGTTCCTggtattagaattttttgatGCTTTTTTTTCCGGTGGAGTTTATAGCGCCACTTTTATAATGG GTATCGGGCTAGTTGGTACGAAACATAGAGTATTTGCAAGTACTGTTTTAAGCGCTTACTATCCAATCGGAGAGGCAATAGTTGGAATATTGTTTTGGTACGTTCAAGACTGGAGGAAATTCTTGATATTCTTAAACTTACCGGGATTGTGTTTCGCGTTGGCCTACAC AATTATTCCAGAGTCTGTTCGCTGGATGATCACCGCGGGAAAAATCAACGAGGCCATAGAAGAattgaaatacatttcaaaatacaatGGAAAAAAACTATCAGAAGAAAGTTTGAAAAAACTCGAGATGTTTAAAAGCACCAATGAAAAAGAGAtcgaaata gaaGAAATGACGACGAAGAGAAGGACAACCAGCTGTTCAAGCCAGCAAGCGTTTAAACGTGCTATAACTTCTAAGCGCATAATACTTCGATTGATCAACTGTTCGTTCTGTTG gaTGATCAACACGCTCATATATTACGGCCTGTCGATGAGCTCGGGTTCAATAGTGGGAAACCGGTACGGGAACTACATTCTGTGCAGTCTTGTGGAAATCCCGGCGTTGTTTTTGGTGATCAAAATCATGAACAACTGTGGTCGGAGAGAGTCGCAATGTGCCACGCTCTTGGTGTGCAGTAGTCTGTGCATTTCGATCGCGTTCGTCCCAaaac acgcAGTCATCTTAAATGTACTTCTATACCTAATTGGAAAGTTTTCCATAACTATTTCGTTTGTAATACTATACATGTACACCGCCGAAATGTTCCCAACGGAAATCCGACATTCTCTGCTTGGTATATGCTCCATGTTCGGCAGACTCGGTTCGATGGTGGCACCACAAACTCCATTATTA GTTACTTATTTTGGCGAATTATCGCCATTACTACTCTTCAGTGGATCTGCTCTACTCTCTGGATTACTCGCACTACTGTTTCCAGAAActctcaataaaaaaatgccaGACACAGTTTTGGAAGCTGAACAAATTGGCAACTCCAACAGTTGA